A single region of the Peromyscus eremicus chromosome 16_21, PerEre_H2_v1, whole genome shotgun sequence genome encodes:
- the Cdkn1a gene encoding cyclin-dependent kinase inhibitor 1: MSDANDGRPDPHRSKVCRRLFGPVDSEQLSRDCDALMASCLQEARERWNFDFVTETPLEGNYAWERVRDLGLPKLYLSPGSRRRADLGGDKRPSTSSALLQGSAPEDHVALSLSCTLVPHAPERPEDSPGGPGTSQGRKRRQTSLTDFYHSKRRLVFCKRKP, from the exons ATGTCCGATGCCAATGATGGCCGACCCGACCCACACAGGAGCAAGGTGTGCCGTCGTCTCTTCGGTCCCGTGGACAGCGAGCAGTTGAGCCGTGATTGTGATGCGCTCATGGCCAGCTGCCTCCAGGAGGCCCGGGAACGGTGGAACTTCGACTTTGTCACCGAGACACCGCTGGAGGGCAACTACGCCTGGGAGCGCGTTCGGGACCTAGGGCTGCCCAAGCTCTACCTGAGCCCTGGGTCCCGGCGCCGCGCCGACCTGGGAGGAGACAAGCGGCCCAGCACCTCCTCTGCCCTGCTGCAGGGGTCAGCTCCGGAGGACCACGTGGCCCTGTCTCTGTCCTGCACTCTGGTGCCTCACGCCCCTGAGCGGCCCGAGGACTCCCCGGGTGGGCCCGGAACCTCTCAGGGCCGGAAACGGAGGCAGACCAGCCTGACAG ATTTCTATCACTCGAAACGCCGCCTGGTCTTTTGCAAGAGGAAGCCCTGA